A single Antechinus flavipes isolate AdamAnt ecotype Samford, QLD, Australia chromosome 5, AdamAnt_v2, whole genome shotgun sequence DNA region contains:
- the ZC3H10 gene encoding zinc finger CCCH domain-containing protein 10, whose translation MPDRDSYTNGTGSSNGGSGGGGSEETSGAGSGANSGSSDAICRDFLRNVCKRGKRCRYRHPDMSEVSNLGVSKNEFIFCHDFQNKECSRLNCRFIHGSKEDEDGYKKTGELPPRLRQKVAAGLGLSPADLPNGKEEVPICRDFLKGDCQRGAKCKFRHLQRDFEFEARGGGGTSGGGSAGPAPTSRRHDLYDTYDLSDRGFEDHEPCPKRRRGGGGCPQDGSHFETFEYSLAPPRGLECRLLEEENAMLRKRVEELKKQVNNLLATNEVLLEQNAQFRNQAKVMTLSSTAPATEQTLAPSVGTVTNYNHGIAQTHTTLSSQALQPRPVSQQELVAPTGAPAAPPTNAAPPTAPPPPHLNPEITPLSAALAQTIAQGMAPPPVSMAPVAVSVAPVAVSMAQPLAGITMSHTTTPMVTYPIASQSMRITAMPH comes from the coding sequence ATGCCTGACCGAGACAGCTATACCAATGGCACAGGGAGCAGTAATGGAGGCTCTGGAGGTGGTGGCAGTGAGGAGACCAGTGGAGCTGGGTCAGGAGCTAACTCAGGCAGCTCTGATGCTATCTGCCGAGACTTTCTGAGGAACGTGTGTAAGCGGGGCAAACGCTGCCGCTACCGTCACCCGGACATGAGTGAAGTCTCCAACTTGGGTGTGAGCAAGAATGAATTCATCTTTTGCCATGACTTCCAGAACAAAGAGTGCAGTCGCCTGAACTGCCGCTTTATCCATGGCTCCAAGGAGGATGAGGATGGCTACAAGAAGACAGGTGAACTCCCCCCACGACTAAGGCAGAAGGTGGCAGCTGGCCTGGGCCTTTCCCCAGCTGACCTTCCCAATGGCAAAGAGGAGGTTCCTATCTGCCGGGACTTTCTCAAAGGGGATTGTCAGCGTGGAGCCAAATGCAAGTTCCGCCATCTACAGCGGGATTTTGAATTTGAAGCTCGGGGTGGGGGGGGTACCAGTGGAGGAGGGTCTGCAGGTCCAGCACCCACCAGCCGTCGTCATGATCTTTATGACACATATGATCTTTCGGACCGGGGTTTTGAGGATCATGAGCCATGCCCCAAACGTCGTCGGGGAGGGGGTGGGTGCCCCCAAGATGGTTCCCACTTTGAGACATTTGAATACAGCCTGGCCCCGCCCCGGGGATTGGAGTGCCGGTTGTTAGAAGAGGAGAATGCTATGCTCAGAAAGCGCGTGGAGGAGCTAAAGAAGCAGGTCAACAACTTGTTGGCCACCAATGAAGTCTTGTTGGAGCAGAACGCCCAGTTCCGTAACCAGGCCAAAGTCATGACTCTTAGCTCCACAGCACCAGCCACAGAACAAACATTGGCACCCAGTGTGGGCACTGTCACCAACTACAATCATGGCATTGCCCAGACACACACCACACTCAGCAGCCAGGCCCTGCAACCTAGACCTGTATCCCAGCAAGAGCTTGTAGCCCCCACAGGTGCACCAGCTGCCCCACCGACTAATGCAGCACCTCCCACAGCCCCACCACCCCCTCACCTGAACCCAGAGATCACACCGCTCTCAGCTGCCCTGGCCCAGACAATTGCCCAAGGCATGGCCCCACCTCCAGTCTCCATGGCCCCTGTGGCCGTGTCTGTTGCCCCTGTGGCTGTTTCAATGGCGCAGCCGCTTGCGGGAATCACAATGAGCCACACCACCACCCCCATGGTGACTTACCCCATTGCCTCACAGAGCATGCGCATCACTGCCATGCCACACTGA